From one Rhodothermales bacterium genomic stretch:
- a CDS encoding DUF177 domain-containing protein, with the protein MVRIDLKPLKSGPHEFDREPEPESLGLDPAVFSDIRLHVRLDVQPENVFVRLTASGVATLICDRTLVPYDEPVAGDFAMLYVLGSGTEPRDESLDDVIELAPEEEEIDLTEAVRDTLLLALPHRRVAPGADALELPLQYGAPADDEVVDPRWDALRNLRTDDGAL; encoded by the coding sequence ATGGTTCGAATTGATCTCAAGCCGTTAAAAAGCGGCCCGCACGAGTTCGACAGGGAGCCTGAGCCGGAATCGCTCGGGCTGGATCCTGCCGTCTTTAGCGACATTCGGCTCCATGTGCGCCTTGATGTGCAGCCCGAGAACGTGTTTGTGCGTCTGACGGCCAGCGGGGTGGCGACACTGATCTGCGACCGGACCCTCGTTCCCTATGACGAACCGGTGGCGGGTGATTTTGCGATGCTCTATGTTTTGGGCAGCGGGACCGAGCCGCGGGATGAATCGTTGGACGACGTGATCGAACTCGCTCCTGAAGAGGAGGAGATCGACCTTACGGAAGCCGTCCGGGATACGTTGCTGCTGGCGTTGCCGCATCGCCGTGTGGCGCCAGGTGCGGATGCGTTGGAGTTACCGCTGCAATATGGCGCGCCGGCCGATGATGAGGTGGTGGATCCCCGCTGGGATGCGCTCCGTAATCTTCGGACCGATGACGGCGCCTTGTGA
- a CDS encoding glycosyl hydrolase 53 family protein, translated as MRTALWSLLLCSLALPVAGQTASFILGADVSFLEEVEAGDGVFTVDALPADPLDILASNGFGAIRLRVWHTPPDGRNTLEETLATAARAREAGLDLLLDLHYSDTWADPGKQFVPTAWAGQSFDALRDSVRAYTFSVVDALARQNTLPDIVQLGNEIICGMLWDAGRVCNAFNTGTQWEQLASLLSAAREGALEAVPAGDSLRIMIHIDRGADNAGSRWFFDQLMAEDIAFDLIGLSYYPWWHGSLDDLSRNLTDLAGRYGKDIVVVETGYPWTLAWNDTVNNLVGDPTQLLPGYPATVAGQEAFFRELHRRVKATPANRGIGVFLWEPLAISGPSFGSVMENLALFNFAGEVLASMRAFAPESTTGVTSESEPVAGAIDVYPTPFHTTVEIVYEGKNARGTLQPMHAHILDSLGRSVVSLGPGRSSGDGVRWQWDGQDGAGRRMPAGLYFCAIEAPEGSVFARIVRQ; from the coding sequence GTGGCCGGGCAAACGGCGTCCTTTATCCTGGGCGCGGATGTGAGTTTTTTGGAGGAGGTGGAAGCCGGCGACGGCGTGTTTACCGTAGACGCCCTGCCGGCGGATCCGCTGGACATCCTCGCTTCGAACGGATTTGGCGCCATTCGCCTCCGCGTCTGGCACACACCGCCGGATGGCCGCAATACGCTTGAAGAGACGCTGGCGACGGCCGCCCGTGCCCGCGAGGCAGGCCTGGATCTCTTACTCGATCTTCATTATTCGGACACATGGGCCGACCCCGGCAAACAGTTCGTCCCCACCGCCTGGGCCGGGCAGTCCTTCGATGCGCTCCGCGACAGCGTACGAGCCTACACATTCTCCGTCGTTGACGCCCTCGCCAGACAGAATACCCTGCCGGACATCGTCCAGCTGGGCAACGAAATCATTTGCGGGATGCTCTGGGATGCCGGACGCGTGTGTAATGCGTTTAATACAGGCACCCAGTGGGAGCAACTCGCCAGCCTGTTATCCGCCGCTCGGGAGGGCGCGTTGGAGGCCGTGCCGGCTGGAGATTCGTTGCGCATCATGATCCACATAGACCGAGGGGCGGACAACGCTGGCAGCCGCTGGTTCTTCGATCAGCTGATGGCGGAGGACATCGCGTTTGACCTCATCGGTCTGTCCTATTACCCCTGGTGGCATGGATCGCTCGATGATCTCTCTCGCAACCTGACCGACCTCGCCGGCCGCTACGGCAAGGATATCGTCGTCGTCGAGACGGGGTACCCGTGGACCCTGGCATGGAACGATACCGTCAACAACCTGGTGGGCGACCCGACTCAGTTGTTGCCCGGCTACCCCGCCACCGTCGCCGGTCAGGAGGCTTTTTTTCGCGAACTGCACCGTCGGGTGAAGGCGACGCCGGCCAACCGCGGGATAGGGGTATTCCTGTGGGAGCCGCTTGCCATAAGTGGGCCCTCGTTTGGCTCGGTGATGGAAAACCTTGCATTATTCAACTTCGCCGGGGAAGTGCTTGCGTCGATGCGTGCATTCGCGCCGGAGTCGACCACCGGCGTAACTTCCGAGTCAGAACCGGTAGCCGGTGCAATTGACGTGTATCCCACGCCTTTCCATACGACGGTAGAGATTGTTTATGAGGGGAAGAATGCACGAGGGACCCTCCAGCCGATGCATGCGCACATCCTGGATAGCCTGGGGCGAAGCGTGGTTTCGTTGGGCCCGGGTCGATCGTCCGGGGACGGGGTGAGGTGGCAGTGGGATGGGCAGGATGGCGCGGGACGTCGTATGCCGGCCGGTCTGTACTTCTGTGCGATCGAAGCACCCGAAGGAAGCGTGTTTGCGCGTATCGTTCGGCAATGA
- the dnaN gene encoding DNA polymerase III subunit beta, translating to MKFTASSADLLKALTTVGGAVPTKSTLPVLECILFTQEEGRLKLTATDLEISIVQSLPVHFDAAFPGRSRIAVPAKRLLDTLRALPSLPISFTADEEFHITLKTDQGVYKMVGFDGADYPALPEISHKHTIELAGAVLRRAIQIASFAVSKDALRPAMMGIYFQVKPENSRMVSTDGHRLVRLTMDDVTSEQPKNFIVPEKALALAARVVGDEACTIAVDDSYAAFDLGTGQVLTRLVDENYPNYEAVIPIENDRRLVINRDAMLAAVKRVGLYSSSMTNQIRLSLDANRLEISAEDIERSSEARETVLCEYSGDPMVIGFNAIYLTDVLGHIAADDIVFELSTPNRAGIVTPLEQREGEDLLMLIMPVMLNTYA from the coding sequence ATGAAGTTCACCGCATCGAGTGCCGACCTGTTGAAAGCGCTCACCACCGTGGGCGGCGCTGTCCCGACGAAGAGCACGCTGCCCGTGCTGGAATGTATCCTGTTTACACAGGAAGAAGGTCGGCTGAAGCTGACCGCAACAGACCTCGAGATCTCGATCGTCCAGTCGCTTCCGGTGCATTTCGACGCCGCGTTTCCCGGTCGTAGCCGCATCGCCGTGCCGGCCAAGCGCCTGCTCGATACGCTCCGCGCCCTCCCCTCGCTGCCCATTTCCTTTACCGCCGACGAGGAATTCCACATTACATTAAAGACGGATCAGGGCGTCTATAAAATGGTCGGATTCGATGGCGCCGATTACCCGGCCCTGCCGGAGATCTCCCACAAACACACCATCGAACTCGCCGGCGCGGTCCTTCGACGCGCCATCCAGATCGCCAGCTTCGCCGTCAGCAAGGACGCCCTGCGGCCGGCCATGATGGGCATCTACTTCCAGGTCAAACCGGAAAACAGCCGCATGGTGTCCACCGATGGCCACCGCCTCGTCCGCCTCACGATGGACGATGTCACCAGCGAGCAACCTAAAAACTTTATCGTCCCCGAAAAAGCCCTGGCCCTCGCCGCCCGCGTAGTCGGCGACGAAGCCTGCACGATTGCCGTGGACGACAGTTATGCCGCGTTCGACCTGGGCACCGGACAAGTGCTCACTCGGCTCGTCGACGAAAACTACCCGAACTACGAGGCGGTCATCCCGATAGAAAACGACCGCCGCCTCGTCATCAACCGCGATGCGATGCTCGCCGCCGTCAAACGCGTCGGCCTCTATTCGTCCAGCATGACGAACCAGATCCGGCTCTCACTCGATGCGAACCGCCTGGAGATCTCGGCCGAAGACATCGAACGCTCCAGCGAAGCGCGCGAAACGGTCTTATGCGAATATAGTGGCGATCCGATGGTGATCGGCTTTAATGCCATCTACCTGACCGACGTGCTCGGACACATCGCCGCGGACGACATCGTTTTTGAGTTGAGTACACCCAATCGCGCCGGCATCGTCACCCCCCTCGAACAACGCGAAGGCGAAGATCTGCTCATGCTGATCATGCCGGTGATGCTGAATACCTACGCCTGA
- the dnaA gene encoding chromosomal replication initiator protein DnaA: MELSANQVWQTCLDIIRDNVSRQSFKTWFEPLKALSLLEEDGQRKLTIQLPSRFYYEWLEEHYYALLRRTIVKVVGPQGRLIYNVVIEKEDAETGHEGSSMQVAARQADAEPAPVSPNRPPSRSSPTAPHPSFDTAGVTNGQTAGPRFSPPPPAKPGPFSNPFIIPGIKPAPVESNLNPSYTFERFIEGDCNRLARSASLAIGQQPGATSFNPFMIYGGVGLGKTHLIQAIGNYALANHNARSVLYISSERFTNEFVQAIQNNRVSEFSLFYRQIDLLIVDDVQFFGGKEKTQEEFFHIFNTLHQSGKQIILSADRPPRDIPGIEERLLSRFQWGLTADVQPPEFETRIAILQRRAEDDGIQVARDVVEFVAHHVKSNIRELEGALIRLLAHATLHNREIDLPLAREMLKDLIKDTRINLTIDEIQRICCEYFEITEDLVRGKTRKREVVQARQVAMYFSKELTQHSLKTIGLYFGGRDHSTVIHANQSVENQIDTNPKFAGIMNEIRQRLDVRSR; this comes from the coding sequence ATGGAACTATCGGCCAATCAAGTCTGGCAAACGTGTCTCGATATCATACGAGACAACGTCAGCCGGCAGAGCTTCAAAACCTGGTTCGAGCCGCTCAAGGCACTGAGCCTCCTGGAGGAAGATGGCCAACGGAAGCTAACTATCCAGCTTCCGAGCCGATTTTATTATGAGTGGCTCGAAGAGCACTACTATGCGCTCCTTCGCAGAACGATAGTCAAGGTCGTAGGGCCGCAGGGCCGCCTGATCTACAATGTCGTGATCGAAAAGGAAGATGCCGAGACGGGGCACGAAGGCTCGTCGATGCAGGTAGCCGCGCGGCAGGCGGACGCCGAACCCGCGCCTGTGTCGCCGAACCGCCCCCCCAGCCGGTCCTCGCCCACCGCTCCGCATCCGTCGTTTGACACGGCCGGCGTCACGAACGGGCAAACGGCAGGCCCGCGGTTCAGCCCGCCCCCGCCCGCTAAACCTGGCCCGTTCTCCAACCCCTTTATCATCCCGGGCATCAAGCCGGCGCCGGTCGAGAGTAACCTCAACCCCTCGTACACCTTTGAGCGGTTCATCGAAGGCGACTGCAACCGCCTGGCCCGCAGCGCCTCGCTCGCGATCGGCCAGCAGCCGGGCGCCACGAGCTTCAACCCGTTCATGATCTACGGAGGCGTCGGGCTTGGAAAGACGCATCTGATCCAGGCCATCGGAAACTATGCCCTCGCGAACCACAACGCCCGCTCGGTCCTCTACATCTCCAGCGAACGGTTTACGAACGAATTCGTCCAGGCCATCCAGAACAACCGGGTGAGCGAGTTCTCCCTTTTTTACCGCCAGATCGACCTGCTCATCGTGGACGACGTGCAGTTCTTCGGCGGAAAAGAGAAAACGCAGGAAGAGTTCTTCCACATATTCAACACCCTGCACCAGTCCGGCAAGCAGATCATCCTGTCCGCCGATCGCCCACCCCGCGATATCCCGGGCATTGAGGAGCGCTTGCTCTCCCGCTTCCAGTGGGGCCTCACGGCGGACGTCCAGCCGCCCGAGTTCGAAACACGCATCGCCATCCTGCAACGACGCGCCGAAGACGACGGCATCCAGGTCGCCCGCGACGTGGTCGAGTTCGTCGCGCACCATGTTAAAAGCAACATACGCGAACTGGAAGGGGCGCTCATCCGCCTCCTGGCGCATGCCACCCTGCATAACCGTGAGATCGACCTGCCCCTCGCGCGCGAGATGCTGAAAGACCTCATCAAAGACACGCGCATCAACCTGACGATCGATGAAATCCAGCGTATCTGCTGCGAGTACTTCGAGATCACGGAAGACCTCGTGCGCGGCAAAACTCGGAAACGCGAAGTCGTCCAGGCCCGCCAGGTCGCCATGTACTTCAGCAAGGAATTGACCCAGCACTCCCTCAAGACCATCGGCCTGTATTTCGGTGGGCGAGATCATTCGACGGTGATTCATGCGAATCAGAGTGTCGAGAACCAGATCGATACCAACCCGAAGTTCGCCGGCATTATGAACGAAATCCGGCAACGGCTCGACGTGCGTAGCCGATAA
- the rpmF gene encoding 50S ribosomal protein L32, with product MANPKRKHSKARSRSRRAVYYNSLVKPQMAECTNCGNTKVRHRACPSCGYYRGRKIVEGVEAA from the coding sequence ATGGCCAATCCAAAACGAAAACACTCGAAAGCCCGCTCGCGTTCGCGCCGCGCGGTCTATTACAACAGTCTTGTGAAGCCACAGATGGCCGAATGCACCAACTGCGGCAATACCAAGGTACGCCATCGTGCGTGCCCGAGCTGTGGTTACTACCGCGGCCGCAAGATCGTCGAAGGCGTCGAAGCGGCGTGA